One region of Deinococcus aestuarii genomic DNA includes:
- a CDS encoding LacI family DNA-binding transcriptional regulator: MKTVEKAATLADVAQLAGVSQQTVSRVVNNQGPVEARTRARVMEAVGQLNYVPNRLAQGLARQRSHSIGFATNDIALHAPSQLTSAIEGAARAAGFSLIVSIVPGYGLGRVTQTVRALKERQVDGVLINASLGGADAAEIARRFSDLPCVFMDVPADAPVSAALLDQGHGAALAARHLVDLGHTRIACIHAPQDAVAEHARLQGWQAVLREHGLALVAEQEGDWSPASGYRAALALLASGVNFTGLLVGNDQMAVGVLRALWESGRSVPGDVSVIGYDDTAESALLIPPLTTVRQDFPTLGQRAFHHLNARLDGQDPPKTTLTRPELVVRASTAAPRSGERLRLQDALQLLQRHIGGAGEKEPPGQA, translated from the coding sequence GTGAAGACGGTGGAAAAGGCGGCGACGCTGGCCGATGTGGCCCAACTGGCGGGCGTCTCACAGCAGACGGTCTCACGGGTCGTCAACAACCAGGGGCCGGTGGAAGCCCGCACCCGGGCAAGGGTCATGGAGGCGGTGGGACAGCTCAACTATGTGCCCAACCGGCTGGCCCAGGGGCTGGCGCGGCAACGAAGTCACTCCATCGGCTTTGCCACCAACGACATCGCCCTGCACGCTCCCTCGCAACTGACCTCGGCCATCGAGGGGGCGGCGCGGGCGGCGGGCTTCAGCCTGATCGTCTCCATCGTGCCCGGCTACGGGCTGGGCCGGGTCACCCAGACGGTGCGCGCGCTCAAGGAACGGCAGGTGGACGGCGTGCTGATCAATGCGTCCTTGGGTGGCGCGGACGCCGCCGAGATCGCGCGGCGTTTTTCCGATCTGCCCTGCGTCTTCATGGACGTGCCCGCCGATGCTCCCGTGAGTGCGGCGCTGCTGGATCAGGGTCACGGCGCCGCGCTGGCCGCCCGGCATCTGGTGGACCTGGGGCACACCCGGATCGCCTGCATCCACGCCCCCCAGGACGCGGTGGCCGAACACGCCCGCTTGCAGGGCTGGCAGGCGGTGCTGCGGGAGCACGGCCTCGCCCTCGTGGCCGAGCAGGAGGGCGACTGGAGCCCGGCGAGCGGGTACCGGGCAGCCCTGGCTCTGCTGGCCTCCGGGGTGAACTTTACGGGGCTGCTGGTCGGGAACGATCAGATGGCGGTGGGCGTGCTGCGGGCCCTGTGGGAAAGCGGGAGGAGCGTGCCGGGCGACGTCTCGGTCATCGGCTACGACGACACGGCCGAGAGTGCGCTGCTGATCCCTCCCCTCACCACCGTCCGGCAGGACTTCCCGACGCTGGGCCAGCGCGCTTTTCATCATCTGAATGCCCGGCTCGACGGGCAGGACCCACCGAAGACGACGCTGACCCGGCCTGAACTGGTGGTGCGGGCCAGCACCGCCGCCCCCCGCTCGGGTGAGCGGTTGCGGCTGCAAGACGCCCTGCAACTCCTGCAACGTCATATAGGGGGAGCAGGAGAAAAGGAGCCCCCAGGCCAGGCTTGA
- a CDS encoding beta-galactosidase, giving the protein MSRIPPLHLPHLELGVCDYPEHVPQDRWAGYAQAQKALGLRFVRLAEFAWSRLEPRPGEYDWRWLDEAIETYAAAGLGVVLCTPTAAPPAWLVARHPEVLPQGRAGQVKTFGSRRHYDFSSPVFREHSRRITRAMAERYGEHPAVVGWQTDNEFGWGDTAQSYTPAALEGFRQWLARRYGRVEALNEAWGNVFWSMEYGDWNQIPLPGQAVAEVNPAHALDFLRFSSDQIAGFQEEQVAILRECSPGRFVTHNYMGFFSAFDHYRVSRCLDFASWDSYPTGTLEALKEWGLADPGLALRFTRTGHPDVTAFNHDLYRGMVGGAGQGQTHGFWVMEQQCGQVNWAPSNPLPAKGAVELWTAQAWAHGADVVSYFRWRAATMAQEVLHSGLLRHDERPDRGYAEVAALDPEQFPAGQVKTKVVLLHDYESLWLYNMQPHAEGMNYWAQTFASYRALRSLGMDVDIRHPDSDLSGYAVVVAPALTMMTPERARHLAEAAEHAQIVFGPRTAFRTASGRTPEEGQFGELGALVGASLQNYDSLPEGLEQSLHLGGEPHTARRWAESYDPAGAAVLARYAGGPLDGEAAVIRRGNVTVIGAHSETLIAEVLEEVLNTVGLQPTRLPEGVRLSRRGGITLLQNWNAHPEAWQGEVLAPVSTRLLGTVKELV; this is encoded by the coding sequence ATGTCCCGAATACCCCCTCTCCACCTTCCCCACCTCGAACTCGGCGTCTGCGACTACCCGGAGCACGTGCCGCAAGACCGCTGGGCCGGGTACGCGCAGGCGCAGAAGGCCCTGGGCCTACGTTTCGTACGCCTGGCGGAGTTTGCCTGGAGCCGCCTGGAGCCCCGACCCGGGGAGTACGACTGGCGCTGGCTGGACGAGGCCATCGAGACCTACGCGGCGGCGGGCCTCGGGGTCGTGCTGTGTACACCGACCGCCGCGCCCCCCGCCTGGCTGGTGGCCCGGCATCCCGAGGTGTTGCCGCAGGGCCGGGCGGGTCAGGTCAAGACCTTCGGCTCGCGGCGGCACTACGACTTTTCCAGCCCCGTCTTCCGGGAACACTCCCGGAGAATCACGCGGGCGATGGCCGAACGTTACGGGGAGCACCCCGCCGTCGTCGGCTGGCAGACTGACAACGAGTTCGGGTGGGGGGACACCGCGCAGAGTTACACCCCGGCGGCCCTGGAGGGGTTCCGGCAGTGGCTCGCCCGGCGTTACGGCCGCGTGGAGGCGCTGAACGAGGCTTGGGGCAATGTCTTCTGGAGCATGGAGTATGGCGACTGGAATCAGATTCCGCTGCCAGGTCAGGCGGTCGCCGAGGTCAACCCGGCCCACGCCCTGGACTTCCTGCGGTTTTCCAGCGATCAGATCGCCGGGTTCCAAGAGGAGCAGGTGGCAATCCTCCGCGAATGTTCGCCGGGCCGCTTCGTGACCCACAACTACATGGGCTTTTTCAGCGCCTTCGACCACTACCGGGTGAGCCGGTGCCTCGACTTCGCCAGTTGGGACAGCTACCCGACCGGGACGCTGGAGGCCCTGAAGGAATGGGGGCTGGCGGACCCGGGGCTGGCCCTCCGTTTCACCCGGACGGGTCACCCGGACGTCACCGCCTTCAACCACGACCTGTACCGGGGGATGGTGGGAGGGGCAGGGCAGGGCCAGACACACGGCTTCTGGGTGATGGAGCAGCAGTGCGGGCAGGTGAACTGGGCCCCGTCCAACCCACTTCCGGCAAAGGGGGCCGTGGAACTCTGGACGGCGCAGGCCTGGGCACACGGCGCGGACGTGGTGAGCTACTTCCGCTGGCGGGCCGCCACGATGGCCCAGGAAGTCCTGCACTCGGGCCTCCTACGCCATGACGAGCGGCCCGACCGGGGCTACGCGGAGGTCGCCGCACTCGACCCGGAGCAGTTTCCGGCGGGCCAGGTGAAGACCAAAGTCGTCCTTCTCCACGACTACGAGAGCCTGTGGCTGTACAACATGCAGCCCCACGCCGAGGGGATGAACTACTGGGCGCAGACCTTCGCCTCTTACCGCGCCCTGCGGTCCCTGGGCATGGACGTGGACATCCGGCACCCGGACAGCGACTTGAGCGGGTACGCGGTGGTCGTCGCCCCGGCCCTGACGATGATGACGCCGGAGCGGGCCCGGCACCTGGCGGAAGCGGCGGAACACGCCCAGATTGTCTTCGGGCCCCGCACGGCCTTCCGCACGGCGTCGGGGCGTACCCCCGAGGAGGGGCAGTTCGGCGAGCTGGGCGCTTTGGTCGGGGCCTCGCTCCAGAACTACGACAGCCTCCCCGAGGGGCTGGAGCAGTCCCTTCACCTGGGCGGCGAGCCCCACACGGCCCGGCGCTGGGCCGAGAGTTACGACCCCGCCGGGGCCGCCGTCCTGGCCCGCTACGCCGGGGGGCCGCTGGACGGCGAGGCCGCCGTGATCCGGCGTGGGAACGTCACCGTGATCGGGGCGCACAGCGAAACCCTGATCGCCGAGGTGCTGGAGGAGGTGCTGAACACGGTGGGACTCCAGCCCACGCGGCTTCCCGAGGGCGTCCGCCTCTCGCGGCGCGGCGGAATCACGCTCCTTCAGAACTGGAACGCACACCCCGAGGCCTGGCAGGGCGAGGTGCTGGCCCCCGTCAGCACGCGTCTTCTGGGCACCGTCAAGGAGTTGGTATGA
- a CDS encoding glycosyl hydrolase 53 family protein, with product MRQIGAATLLLTLTASLSACTRATVPEAIGETWIRGLDVSEAREAEAAGVQFKDRDGTVKPALQIVKDHDYNWVRVRLMIDPDVTAYGLAQDLPYVKAVMQDARRRNLKVLLDLHYSHWWADPGNQWTPERWKGQDLTTLSTSVYDYTKDVITQLRAQGTPPDMVQIGNEINGGMLWETGRLEWEAGRIKTDSMAALVRLTNAGATAVRDASGGRDGMPPIMVHIAKTGDAAATVAWYRAFIDAGGWVDTIGLSYYPSWHGDFSGLSETIRALRSTFTGTRVYVAETASYWDKNQVGTTHLPYPETPQGQYDFLRALTPVVKDAGGSGIFYWGAFWSQSGKWLNAPGWNDDDASRRSLFDDDARATVGIDGLK from the coding sequence ATGAGACAGATCGGCGCGGCAACCCTGCTTCTGACCCTCACGGCCAGCCTGAGCGCCTGCACCCGGGCCACCGTTCCAGAGGCCATAGGGGAAACCTGGATTCGGGGCCTGGACGTGTCGGAGGCCCGCGAGGCGGAGGCGGCGGGCGTCCAGTTCAAGGACCGGGACGGCACGGTCAAGCCCGCCCTCCAGATCGTGAAGGACCACGACTACAACTGGGTGCGCGTGCGGCTGATGATCGACCCGGACGTGACGGCCTACGGGCTGGCGCAGGACCTGCCCTACGTGAAGGCCGTGATGCAAGACGCCAGGCGGCGGAACCTGAAGGTGCTGCTCGACCTGCACTACTCGCACTGGTGGGCCGACCCCGGCAACCAGTGGACGCCCGAGCGCTGGAAGGGCCAGGACCTGACCACGCTGAGCACCTCGGTCTACGACTACACGAAAGACGTGATCACCCAGCTTCGCGCCCAGGGGACCCCGCCGGACATGGTGCAGATCGGCAACGAGATCAACGGCGGGATGCTCTGGGAGACCGGACGTCTGGAGTGGGAGGCTGGACGAATCAAGACGGACAGCATGGCCGCCCTGGTGCGGCTGACCAACGCCGGGGCGACGGCGGTGCGCGACGCGAGCGGAGGCCGGGACGGGATGCCGCCCATCATGGTCCACATCGCCAAGACGGGGGACGCCGCCGCGACGGTGGCCTGGTACCGGGCCTTCATCGACGCCGGGGGGTGGGTGGACACCATCGGCCTCTCCTACTACCCGAGCTGGCACGGCGACTTTTCGGGACTCAGTGAAACCATCCGGGCGCTGCGGAGCACCTTCACCGGGACCAGGGTGTACGTGGCCGAGACCGCCTCCTACTGGGACAAGAACCAGGTCGGGACCACCCACCTGCCCTATCCCGAGACCCCGCAGGGGCAGTACGACTTTCTCCGGGCCCTGACACCCGTGGTGAAAGACGCCGGGGGCAGCGGCATTTTCTACTGGGGGGCCTTCTGGTCCCAGAGCGGCAAGTGGCTGAACGCCCCCGGCTGGAACGACGACGACGCCTCGCGCCGTTCGCTCTTCGACGACGACGCCCGCGCGACGGTCGGGATCGACGGCCTGAAGTAG
- a CDS encoding maltose ABC transporter substrate-binding protein produces MNKMLVVLSLALAGQASAATLTVWNHFTDAAEVAWLRAQADAYAKASGNKVTIVSLPLDQMADKLINSAPKGQGPDLVVTLPQDRLGQLAASGAVEPMDRYVVSKADLDRAAVQAMTYRGKLFGLPMFAESVALIYNKNLVPTAPTTWNEFLSAAQKNTGNGRFGFLVDLSNAYTNYGFFNAYGSYIFKNNGGTLNVGDVGITNAGALKALSVMNDLRYKYKLVPEGVSNDAAKSAFVDGRAAMIVTGPWDMGDIKKAGINYGITTIPAPPGATSKWGPLVGVQGVVLNAYGKNKSVAAQFAQALVTSSAQLSFNRAGGRIPVNLAARTQLKNDPIVTGFGKAISAGTPMPNVPEMGAIWGPWGSAVAQSVQKPGPNYASILAAALKEIKGNIR; encoded by the coding sequence ATGAACAAGATGCTCGTTGTGCTGTCCCTCGCCCTCGCCGGGCAGGCGAGCGCCGCCACCCTCACCGTTTGGAACCACTTCACGGACGCCGCCGAGGTCGCCTGGCTCCGGGCCCAGGCGGATGCCTACGCCAAGGCCAGCGGCAACAAGGTCACCATCGTCAGCCTGCCGCTCGACCAGATGGCCGACAAGCTGATCAACTCGGCCCCCAAGGGCCAGGGCCCGGACCTGGTGGTCACCCTCCCGCAGGACCGGCTGGGCCAGCTCGCCGCCTCCGGCGCGGTCGAGCCGATGGACCGCTACGTCGTGAGCAAGGCGGACCTCGACCGCGCTGCGGTCCAGGCCATGACCTACCGGGGCAAGCTGTTCGGCCTGCCCATGTTCGCGGAGTCCGTGGCGCTCATCTACAACAAGAACCTGGTCCCCACAGCGCCCACGACCTGGAACGAGTTCCTCAGCGCGGCGCAGAAGAACACCGGGAACGGCCGGTTCGGCTTCCTGGTCGACCTGAGCAACGCCTACACCAACTACGGCTTCTTCAACGCCTACGGCAGCTACATCTTCAAGAACAACGGCGGCACCCTGAACGTGGGAGACGTGGGGATTACCAACGCCGGGGCCCTCAAGGCCCTCTCGGTGATGAACGATCTGCGCTACAAGTACAAGCTCGTGCCCGAGGGCGTGAGCAACGACGCGGCCAAGAGTGCCTTTGTGGATGGGCGCGCGGCCATGATCGTGACGGGCCCGTGGGACATGGGGGACATCAAGAAGGCGGGCATCAACTACGGGATCACCACCATCCCGGCGCCTCCTGGGGCCACCTCGAAGTGGGGACCGCTGGTCGGGGTCCAGGGCGTCGTCCTCAACGCCTACGGCAAGAACAAGAGTGTGGCGGCGCAGTTCGCCCAGGCGCTGGTCACCAGTTCGGCCCAGCTCTCCTTCAACCGGGCCGGTGGCCGGATTCCCGTGAATCTCGCCGCCCGCACCCAGCTCAAGAACGACCCTATCGTGACGGGGTTCGGAAAGGCGATCTCCGCCGGAACGCCGATGCCCAACGTGCCGGAGATGGGCGCGATCTGGGGGCCGTGGGGCAGCGCCGTGGCCCAGAGCGTGCAAAAACCGGGTCCCAACTACGCCTCGATCCTGGCCGCCGCCCTGAAGGAGATCAAGGGCAACATCAGATAA
- a CDS encoding MFS transporter produces MQITRSKTAHRPDRWGVLRHRDYRLFWLGQAVSGVGTFMQVVGQSLLVLKLSGGSALPLGLVSLAQALAFFAFALIGGSVVDRVDRRKLLFLTQTLLLIQALVLALLSATGTATLGWVILLAFASGVVVSFDQPARASLFPRLVPRAELPRATALNALAMTSAGTLGPALAGFTAATLGLSVNFSLNALSFVIALACLARMRALETPRDVPARQPLLGSVREGLRVVARDPALPWVVSGYGALLLGPSPQVQTIGEDRGQQVVMLLHALAAVWVQKSACEAGPGVHLRQQVGDLHARKSRAQLALQGFHPVGHRPGRLPDLRPATLHGDGGQRPLGEEVFPLTQLPGQPRLGLGPEGVKGLGELRRQLGQAPLPGALWQEIGVEVLVIHTSAARNASSTHSS; encoded by the coding sequence ATGCAGATCACCCGGTCCAAGACCGCTCATCGCCCCGACCGCTGGGGAGTGCTCCGGCACCGCGACTACCGCCTGTTCTGGCTGGGGCAGGCCGTCTCCGGCGTCGGGACCTTCATGCAGGTGGTCGGGCAGAGCCTGCTGGTCCTGAAGCTCAGCGGGGGTTCCGCCCTGCCCCTGGGTCTAGTCTCCCTCGCGCAGGCCCTGGCTTTCTTCGCCTTCGCATTGATCGGGGGCAGCGTCGTGGACCGGGTAGACCGACGCAAGCTGCTCTTCCTGACACAGACGCTGCTGCTGATCCAGGCCCTCGTCCTCGCCCTCCTGAGTGCGACCGGCACCGCCACCCTGGGATGGGTGATCCTCCTCGCCTTCGCCTCCGGGGTGGTCGTGAGCTTCGACCAGCCTGCCCGGGCCTCCCTCTTCCCGCGTCTGGTCCCCCGTGCGGAACTGCCGCGGGCCACCGCCCTGAACGCCCTGGCGATGACGAGCGCGGGCACCCTGGGCCCCGCCCTGGCGGGCTTCACGGCGGCCACCCTGGGCCTGAGCGTGAACTTCAGTCTCAATGCCCTGAGCTTCGTGATCGCCCTGGCCTGCCTGGCACGGATGCGCGCCCTGGAGACGCCCCGGGACGTTCCGGCGCGGCAGCCCCTGCTGGGCTCGGTGCGGGAGGGTCTGCGGGTCGTGGCGCGTGACCCGGCGCTGCCGTGGGTGGTGTCGGGGTACGGGGCGCTCCTCCTCGGGCCGTCGCCCCAGGTTCAAACCATCGGCGAGGATCGTGGTCAGCAGGTGGTCATGCTGCTCCACGCCCTTGCCGCTGTGTGGGTTCAGAAAAGCGCCTGTGAAGCGGGTCCAGGCGTTCACCTCCGGCAACAGGTCGGTGATCTCCACGCGCGGAAGTCGCGCGCTCAACTGGCGCTCCAGGGCTTCCACCCCGTCGGGCACCGCCCTGGTCGCCTTCCCGACCTCAGGCCTGCCACGCTCCATGGTGACGGAGGACAGCGCCCCCTTGGCGAGGAGGTCTTCCCCCTCACGCAACTGCCCGGTCAACCTCGGCTCGGTCTCGGCCCAGAAGGCGTCAAAGGGCTCGGGGAGCTTCGGCGACAACTCGGGCAGGCGCCCTTGCCAGGTGCCCTGTGGCAGGAGATAGGCGTCGAGGTCCTCGTGATCCACACGTCCGCGGCCCGCAACGCGTCCAGCACACACAGCTCGTAG
- a CDS encoding alpha/beta fold hydrolase has product MSYPVAPPPTPHLQPRRARSRLTRRLLGLLLTTSALVVGCSALNRPGTPVPPNGTLVDVGGYRLHLFCQGTASGATVILDAGNNETSLTWARVQPGVARFARVCAYDRAGSAWSDASPRPRSVPVMVDELHTLLERAGVQGPLVLVGHSLGGVVARQYAARSPGEVSGLVLVDSSHEGQFRRYPASVLTATKRGLGQFKALEVLITLGLRPLASRLVPLDSRLPPPAAQALHTLMIADPKQAAATRGEIEELMKGTTPPVSTLGDLPLVVVSRGHADAGQDPATVAQTERLWAAMQRELAALSTRGRRVVARESGHSVQLDEPEVVIDAIREVWSTRR; this is encoded by the coding sequence ATGTCCTACCCTGTTGCCCCACCACCAACCCCTCACCTTCAGCCCCGCCGTGCCCGCTCACGGCTCACGCGCCGCCTGCTCGGCCTGCTGCTGACCACCTCGGCCCTGGTGGTGGGCTGCTCGGCCCTCAACCGTCCGGGTACCCCAGTGCCCCCCAACGGAACGCTCGTGGACGTGGGGGGCTACCGGCTTCACCTCTTCTGCCAGGGAACGGCCAGCGGGGCCACCGTGATCCTGGACGCCGGAAACAACGAGACCAGCCTGACCTGGGCACGGGTGCAGCCCGGGGTCGCCCGCTTCGCCCGGGTCTGCGCCTACGACCGGGCGGGGTCGGCCTGGAGCGACGCCAGCCCCAGGCCGAGGAGCGTGCCGGTGATGGTGGACGAGTTGCACACCCTGCTGGAGAGGGCGGGAGTCCAGGGACCCCTGGTGCTCGTCGGGCATTCGCTGGGCGGCGTCGTGGCCCGGCAGTATGCGGCCCGCTCTCCCGGGGAGGTCTCCGGCCTGGTCCTGGTGGATTCTTCGCATGAGGGGCAGTTCCGCCGCTACCCCGCGTCCGTCCTGACGGCTACGAAACGCGGTCTGGGTCAATTCAAGGCGCTGGAAGTCCTGATCACGCTGGGGCTGCGCCCGCTGGCCTCCCGGCTGGTGCCCCTGGACTCCCGGCTGCCCCCACCCGCCGCCCAGGCGCTGCACACCCTCATGATTGCCGATCCAAAGCAGGCCGCCGCGACCCGGGGCGAGATCGAGGAACTGATGAAGGGCACCACCCCACCCGTCTCTACGCTGGGCGACCTGCCCCTCGTGGTGGTCAGCCGGGGGCACGCCGACGCGGGGCAGGACCCGGCTACCGTCGCGCAGACAGAACGCCTCTGGGCGGCCATGCAGCGGGAACTTGCCGCGCTCTCGACCCGTGGCCGCCGCGTCGTGGCCCGGGAGAGTGGGCACAGCGTCCAGCTCGACGAGCCGGAGGTCGTGATCGACGCCATCCGTGAGGTCTGGAGTACCCGGCGCTGA
- a CDS encoding GlxA family transcriptional regulator yields MTPRPHVPISVPGHPGTRRVVFVLLPGVNLLDLGGPAQVFDVARRFGAAYDLLFCAAVPQVQSSQGLPLGPLAPFPTPRPDDLIIIPGPRLDDPVPGRPWIEPAAVVWLRAAFAAGAHLASVCTGTAALGEAGLLDGRRCTTHWGAVEAMRARYPGALVQDAVLYTHDGPITTSAGIASGIDMALSLLEREHGPLLTAQVAHYLVVYLRRDGVQTQASVYLEYRTHLHPGVHRVQDQLSQHPADRAPLNALAELANMSPRGLTRAFKQHTGLTPLAYQHELRLELAAQLMADPHLTLEVIAGRCGFDDPRHFRRLWQARHGSPPSEARTQLTAPR; encoded by the coding sequence ATGACGCCCCGGCCCCACGTGCCCATTTCCGTCCCCGGACACCCCGGCACGCGGCGCGTGGTCTTCGTCCTTCTGCCCGGCGTCAACCTGCTCGACCTCGGCGGCCCCGCCCAGGTCTTCGACGTGGCCCGGCGCTTCGGCGCCGCCTACGACCTGCTGTTCTGCGCCGCCGTGCCGCAGGTCCAGAGCAGCCAGGGCCTCCCGCTCGGCCCGCTGGCACCGTTCCCCACGCCCCGCCCGGACGACCTGATCATCATCCCCGGGCCCCGGCTGGACGACCCCGTTCCTGGTCGGCCCTGGATCGAGCCCGCCGCCGTCGTCTGGCTCCGCGCCGCCTTCGCCGCCGGAGCCCACCTGGCCTCGGTCTGCACGGGTACGGCGGCGCTGGGAGAGGCGGGCCTGCTCGACGGGCGGCGCTGCACCACCCACTGGGGGGCGGTGGAGGCGATGCGGGCGCGCTACCCGGGGGCCCTGGTGCAGGACGCCGTGCTGTACACCCACGACGGTCCCATCACGACCAGCGCGGGCATCGCCTCCGGCATCGACATGGCGTTGTCGCTCCTCGAACGCGAGCACGGCCCGCTGCTCACCGCCCAGGTCGCCCACTACCTGGTGGTCTACCTGCGGCGGGACGGCGTGCAGACCCAGGCCAGCGTGTATCTGGAGTACCGCACGCACCTGCATCCCGGCGTTCACCGCGTCCAGGATCAGCTCAGCCAGCACCCAGCGGACCGGGCGCCGCTGAACGCCCTGGCCGAACTCGCCAACATGAGTCCGCGCGGGCTGACCCGGGCCTTCAAGCAGCACACCGGCCTGACTCCGCTGGCCTACCAGCACGAACTGCGGCTGGAACTCGCCGCCCAACTGATGGCCGACCCGCACCTCACTCTGGAGGTCATCGCTGGCAGATGCGGCTTCGACGATCCCCGGCACTTCCGCCGCCTCTGGCAGGCCCGTCACGGGAGCCCGCCCTCCGAGGCCCGCACCCAACTGACCGCGCCGCGCTGA
- a CDS encoding virginiamycin B lyase family protein, whose translation MKKANLLLLALLLTACGGGPTPPTEVPSDPGTQPGGAAGVLSGSVRGAEGVSGTVTVEESPDDVRQTLATGSLTAGKVSLTLPTGDVLTPYLEAYPLGPQSGCTGEITQSDPTARHYSVSAYPVRQNGGLLGLLREVQPGFTVWKDGASVLQRVYAERATTVTGSLNCPDVKLTLNASFQAGWNVAVLTTDRVTTTGEILAATISTPTTLPAHTLALETPTFYLTADEVSALALPGGRASLPLNVQSVLGFGGTVQFDFKTPTPDFTLINAYTDLSGPATSRAASVLVAPRAGLAPGTYTVPLVARSGNVTRELRVRVTVLSSAEVATDRRYGYGPVLAAPSGLWYGRSRSADGGLRLPGVSRLDPVSGNVTEVDFGYDDHVEDLALAPDGAVWATKGAQLVRIDPTSGEVKAFPQIPAEATGFRSGPGALAFAPDGRVWFTVENRGLGRLDPSTGVSEVYPHAGMPKGIAVTADGGVWFTATIDNALVHFDPATRAFQSRPLPTPEAGPWGLKLGPEGALWFTESAANQLGRLDPRTGALTEFRLGEAVGNQRLSVRSLAFDAAGRVWLTDQTNAQVVRFDPATRVVDRLSLPDSGSSPAGISVAADGTVWFSYTAGTNAGALRRLTP comes from the coding sequence ATGAAAAAAGCGAACCTCCTGCTTCTCGCCCTCCTGCTGACCGCCTGCGGGGGTGGCCCCACACCTCCCACCGAGGTGCCCTCCGATCCGGGCACTCAGCCGGGCGGGGCCGCGGGCGTGCTCAGCGGCTCGGTCCGGGGGGCGGAGGGCGTCAGCGGCACGGTCACGGTCGAGGAGTCCCCGGACGACGTGCGGCAGACGCTCGCCACCGGCAGCCTGACGGCGGGCAAGGTGTCTCTCACCCTGCCCACGGGCGACGTCCTCACCCCCTACCTGGAGGCGTACCCGCTCGGTCCCCAGTCGGGCTGCACCGGGGAGATCACCCAGTCCGATCCCACGGCCCGGCACTACAGCGTGTCCGCGTACCCGGTGCGCCAGAACGGCGGGCTCCTGGGCCTGCTCCGCGAGGTCCAGCCGGGCTTCACGGTGTGGAAAGATGGCGCCTCTGTCCTCCAGCGGGTGTACGCCGAACGGGCCACGACGGTGACGGGCAGCCTGAATTGCCCGGATGTCAAGCTCACCCTGAACGCCTCGTTTCAGGCGGGCTGGAACGTAGCGGTGTTGACCACCGACCGGGTGACCACCACGGGCGAGATCCTCGCCGCGACGATCTCCACGCCGACCACGCTCCCCGCGCACACCCTGGCCCTGGAGACGCCAACCTTCTACCTGACGGCCGACGAGGTGAGTGCGCTCGCCCTGCCCGGCGGGCGGGCCAGCCTGCCGCTGAACGTCCAGTCCGTGCTGGGCTTTGGCGGGACGGTGCAGTTCGACTTCAAGACGCCCACCCCCGACTTCACGCTGATCAACGCCTATACCGACCTCAGCGGCCCGGCCACTTCCAGGGCGGCCAGCGTGCTGGTGGCTCCCCGCGCGGGCCTCGCTCCGGGCACCTACACCGTCCCGCTGGTGGCGAGGAGCGGGAACGTGACGCGGGAGCTGCGCGTCCGGGTCACGGTGCTCTCGTCCGCCGAGGTGGCGACCGACCGCCGGTACGGGTACGGGCCGGTGCTGGCGGCCCCCAGCGGGCTGTGGTACGGGCGCAGCCGCAGTGCCGACGGGGGCTTGCGCCTGCCGGGGGTGTCCCGGCTCGATCCCGTGAGCGGGAACGTCACCGAGGTGGACTTCGGTTACGACGATCACGTCGAGGACCTCGCCCTGGCCCCGGATGGGGCCGTATGGGCGACCAAGGGGGCGCAGCTCGTCCGCATCGATCCCACCAGTGGTGAGGTGAAGGCCTTCCCGCAGATTCCGGCGGAGGCCACCGGCTTTCGCAGCGGCCCGGGGGCCCTGGCATTTGCGCCGGACGGCCGGGTGTGGTTCACGGTGGAAAACCGCGGCCTCGGTCGTCTGGACCCCTCGACCGGGGTGAGCGAGGTGTACCCGCACGCTGGCATGCCCAAGGGAATCGCCGTGACGGCCGACGGCGGCGTGTGGTTCACCGCCACCATCGATAACGCCCTGGTGCACTTCGACCCAGCCACCCGGGCCTTCCAGAGTCGTCCGCTGCCCACCCCGGAAGCCGGGCCCTGGGGCTTGAAGCTCGGGCCGGAGGGTGCCTTGTGGTTCACCGAGTCCGCGGCGAACCAGCTTGGTCGCCTCGACCCGCGGACCGGGGCGCTCACCGAGTTCCGGCTGGGCGAGGCCGTGGGCAATCAGCGCCTGAGCGTGCGCTCTCTGGCCTTCGACGCGGCCGGGCGGGTGTGGCTGACGGACCAGACCAACGCTCAAGTGGTGCGCTTCGATCCCGCGACCCGGGTGGTGGACCGCTTGAGCCTGCCCGACTCCGGTTCGAGCCCGGCGGGCATCAGTGTGGCGGCGGACGGTACAGTCTGGTTCTCTTACACGGCGGGCACGAACGCCGGGGCACTGAGGCGGCTGACACCCTAA